Proteins found in one Sphingobium sp. V4 genomic segment:
- a CDS encoding LysR substrate-binding domain-containing protein: MSPLPPLSAIRVFEAAARLENFTAAGQELGMTQAAVSYQVKLLEERLGLSLFQRLGRKVALTDKGREIAPVLTRAFDLMRDGFAALTQDHAAVLTISCTNSFAHLWLAPRIGAFQMRHPQLAVRIQAEDAVVDLARDGVDLAIRGGKGEWPGLEARLLTHNRLVPMCSPAWLERHGRIADAQALHAAPRLSPDDMWWHEWFAAMGVEADPADGPPGIALDSQVMEGRAAISGQGIAILNHFLWKAEVEAGLLVEAVPSYVREIASYWIVYPPHARNIPKVKAFRDWITAEFAAAIAADGEGRYLPR, encoded by the coding sequence ATGTCCCCCCTGCCGCCACTCTCCGCCATCCGCGTCTTCGAAGCCGCCGCGCGGCTGGAGAATTTCACTGCCGCCGGGCAGGAACTTGGAATGACCCAGGCGGCGGTCAGCTATCAGGTGAAGCTATTGGAGGAGCGGCTGGGCCTCAGCCTGTTTCAGCGGCTCGGGCGCAAGGTGGCTCTGACCGACAAGGGGCGGGAAATCGCCCCGGTCCTCACCCGCGCCTTCGATCTGATGCGCGACGGTTTTGCCGCGCTGACGCAGGATCATGCCGCGGTGCTGACGATCAGTTGCACCAACAGTTTCGCGCATCTCTGGCTGGCGCCCCGGATCGGCGCGTTCCAGATGCGTCACCCCCAACTCGCGGTGCGGATCCAGGCCGAAGATGCCGTGGTCGATCTGGCGCGCGACGGAGTAGACCTCGCGATCCGGGGCGGCAAGGGGGAATGGCCGGGGCTGGAGGCAAGGTTGCTAACGCACAATCGCCTTGTCCCGATGTGCAGTCCGGCCTGGCTGGAGCGGCACGGCCGCATTGCCGATGCGCAGGCGTTGCACGCGGCGCCGCGCCTCTCGCCCGACGATATGTGGTGGCACGAATGGTTCGCCGCCATGGGGGTGGAGGCCGACCCGGCGGACGGCCCGCCCGGCATCGCGCTCGACAGCCAGGTGATGGAAGGTCGGGCCGCCATTTCAGGGCAGGGCATCGCCATCCTCAATCATTTCCTCTGGAAGGCGGAGGTGGAAGCCGGACTGCTGGTGGAGGCCGTGCCTTCCTATGTCCGCGAGATCGCCAGCTACTGGATCGTCTATCCGCCCCACGCGCGCAACATTCCGAAGGTCAAGGCATTCCGCGACTGGATCACGGCCGAATTCGCAGCCGCGATCGCCGCGGACGGGGAGGGACGGTATCTGCCACGCTGA
- the otsB gene encoding trehalose-phosphatase, translating to MTDPQPSPPALPSPPVALLADAALFLDFDGTLAPLAETPDAVDVDDDLLAMLAGLRDTLDGRLAIVSGRSVTTLRTLGFGDFFLAGTHGLEFARPGEPVDAPPRLPAIDAVEAAFHAFAEDKPGLLVERKSISVGLHFRGAPPWGEAARTLAEEQADEHGLTVQHGKMLYELRPGGADKGSAVRKLMGHPMMSRGVPVFIGDDITDEEGFAVAAELGGAGILVGTLRATFASFRLEQVAAVRHYLAQGIAAQDCRRPSS from the coding sequence GTGACCGACCCACAGCCCTCCCCGCCCGCCCTTCCCTCCCCACCCGTTGCCCTGCTGGCGGACGCGGCGCTTTTCCTCGATTTCGATGGAACGCTGGCACCGTTGGCCGAGACGCCCGATGCGGTGGATGTGGACGATGACCTCCTCGCCATGCTGGCCGGCCTGCGTGATACGCTGGACGGCCGACTGGCGATCGTCAGCGGCCGTTCCGTGACCACGCTCCGCACGCTTGGCTTTGGTGATTTTTTCCTTGCCGGCACGCATGGGCTGGAATTTGCCCGCCCCGGCGAACCGGTGGACGCGCCGCCCCGCCTGCCCGCCATCGACGCGGTGGAGGCAGCCTTCCATGCCTTCGCCGAAGACAAGCCGGGCCTGCTGGTCGAACGCAAGTCGATCAGCGTCGGCCTTCACTTCCGTGGCGCACCGCCATGGGGCGAAGCGGCCCGGACGCTGGCGGAAGAACAGGCGGATGAGCATGGCCTGACCGTCCAGCACGGCAAGATGCTGTATGAGCTTCGCCCCGGCGGCGCCGACAAGGGCAGCGCGGTACGCAAGCTGATGGGACATCCCATGATGTCGAGAGGCGTGCCCGTCTTCATCGGCGACGACATCACCGATGAGGAAGGCTTTGCCGTGGCGGCCGAACTGGGGGGCGCGGGCATATTGGTCGGGACGCTCCGAGCCACTTTTGCGTCCTTCCGATTGGAACAGGTTGCCGCCGTCAGGCATTATCTGGCGCAGGGGATCGCCGCACAGGATTGTCGGCGCCCATCATCCTGA